A single region of the Candidatus Omnitrophota bacterium genome encodes:
- a CDS encoding response regulator, giving the protein MDQTPRSILLIEDDEGQALLTKEALEHEGFVVDVCRTGRQGLERIVAASFDVYLLDMKLPDLHGTEILRRITTMKPGAVCIILSGHGDEVLAVEAMKLGAYDYIIKSPHMGHLTALPVVIREVLERKHLKDEREQLQNELWEHARLLEERNVELRRANDELKRLDELKTDFVSMVSHELRTPMSTIKEFTAIIADGIAGDVTPDQTEYLSIITANVDRLSRIIDDLLDMAKIEAGRVLLNKRLVEPQALVDAVIQSMRPLAESKRVSLETDLPPGLPSLFVDADKMTQVLVNLVSNAIKFTDPGGKVRLAVFEQSTELEFSVSDTGVGIAPDDLPKLFEKFQQFRRSIGGSGSKGTGLGLAISRRLVELHGGSIRASSEPGKGSVFSFTLPKQHLDDVFREYLRAGVESAKRRQAPFSIAVVAVVKFQELMALYGLEEMSRMLKEMELLIRDTIRRRAGDVVIRWHRGEMVVMLSEVDKATAQTIMARLLRTINAWRLTVDGRAIKVSVTVATATYPDDALNDEELLRAADRQVQHAQEVKPCVLVVDDEPKVRQFIAEALEHRGYDVLAAEGGLQALELLKLHHADVILLDLMMPVMEGYEVYHLLKENPNTRDIPVIIVTGKGERTDERLGLDHPTYNHIAKPFQLEDLLAKVRDVLQQDPKGAG; this is encoded by the coding sequence ATGGACCAGACCCCACGCTCCATTCTCCTGATTGAGGACGACGAAGGGCAAGCCCTCCTGACCAAGGAAGCCCTCGAGCATGAAGGCTTCGTCGTCGACGTCTGCCGGACCGGCCGCCAAGGCCTGGAGCGGATCGTGGCGGCCTCCTTCGATGTGTACCTGCTGGACATGAAGCTGCCCGATCTGCACGGCACGGAAATCCTGCGGCGGATTACCACCATGAAACCCGGAGCGGTGTGCATCATCTTAAGCGGCCACGGCGATGAGGTGCTGGCGGTTGAGGCGATGAAGCTCGGCGCCTACGATTACATCATCAAATCCCCCCACATGGGCCATCTGACGGCGCTGCCGGTGGTGATCCGCGAGGTCTTGGAGCGCAAGCACTTGAAGGATGAGCGCGAGCAGCTGCAGAATGAGTTGTGGGAGCACGCCCGGCTGCTGGAGGAGCGCAATGTCGAGCTGCGGCGCGCTAATGATGAGCTCAAGCGCTTGGATGAGCTCAAAACCGACTTCGTCTCCATGGTCAGCCACGAATTGCGCACGCCCATGTCGACCATCAAAGAGTTCACCGCCATCATCGCCGATGGGATCGCGGGCGACGTCACGCCGGATCAGACGGAATATCTCTCCATCATCACCGCCAATGTCGATCGGCTCTCTCGGATCATCGACGACCTCCTCGACATGGCGAAAATCGAGGCCGGCCGGGTGCTGCTGAATAAGCGGTTGGTGGAGCCTCAGGCGCTGGTCGATGCCGTGATACAGTCGATGCGGCCCCTGGCGGAGAGCAAGCGCGTCAGCCTTGAGACGGACCTTCCTCCGGGGCTGCCGAGCCTCTTCGTGGATGCCGATAAAATGACGCAAGTGCTCGTGAATCTCGTGAGCAACGCCATCAAATTCACCGATCCTGGCGGGAAAGTGCGCCTGGCGGTCTTTGAGCAGTCCACGGAGCTCGAATTCAGCGTCTCCGATACCGGGGTGGGGATCGCCCCGGATGATCTGCCGAAGCTCTTCGAGAAATTCCAGCAGTTCCGCCGCAGCATCGGCGGCAGCGGCTCCAAAGGCACCGGGCTTGGGCTGGCGATCAGCCGGCGGCTGGTTGAGCTGCACGGGGGGTCCATTCGAGCCTCGAGCGAGCCGGGCAAGGGCAGCGTGTTTTCCTTCACCCTGCCCAAGCAGCATTTGGATGACGTCTTCCGCGAATACCTCCGCGCGGGGGTTGAATCGGCGAAACGCCGGCAGGCCCCCTTTTCGATTGCGGTCGTGGCGGTGGTCAAGTTCCAGGAGCTGATGGCGTTGTACGGGCTGGAGGAAATGAGCCGGATGCTGAAGGAGATGGAGCTGCTCATTCGGGATACCATCCGCCGCCGGGCCGGCGATGTCGTCATTCGGTGGCACCGCGGCGAGATGGTCGTGATGCTCTCAGAGGTCGATAAAGCCACGGCCCAGACGATCATGGCGCGGCTGCTGCGCACCATCAACGCCTGGCGGCTGACCGTGGACGGCCGCGCGATCAAGGTCTCTGTGACAGTTGCCACGGCGACCTACCCCGATGACGCCCTGAATGATGAGGAGCTCTTGCGCGCCGCCGATCGCCAAGTCCAGCATGCCCAGGAAGTCAAGCCGTGCGTCTTGGTCGTGGACGATGAGCCGAAAGTGCGGCAATTCATTGCCGAGGCGCTGGAGCACCGCGGCTATGACGTCCTGGCCGCCGAGGGGGGGCTCCAAGCCCTTGAGCTGCTGAAGCTCCACCACGCTGACGTGATTCTGCTGGATCTGATGATGCCGGTGATGGAAGGGTACGAGGTCTATCATCTCCTGAAGGAAAACCCCAACACGAGAGACATCCCGGTCATCATCGTGACCGGCAAAGGCGAGCGCACCGATGAACGGCTGGGGCTGGATCATCCGACCTACAACCACATTGCCAAGCCGTTTCAGCTCGAAGACTTGTTGGCGAAAGTGCGCGACGTGCTGCAGCAGGACCCCAAGGGGGCCGGGTGA
- a CDS encoding response regulator, with the protein MTDEKQSIVILLVEDDEGHRLLIRENLRAGGIINDIIELTDGQQALDYLLRRGEYQDAGKSPKPGLILLDIKMPKLDGFSVLERVKTDPRLKLIPVLMLTSTDDQAEVNRCYKLGANSYIVKPIQYENFQERVRALGLFLDVVRFPD; encoded by the coding sequence ATGACTGACGAAAAGCAATCCATTGTGATTCTGCTGGTGGAGGATGATGAGGGTCATCGCCTGCTGATCCGGGAAAATCTTCGGGCGGGAGGCATTATCAATGATATCATCGAGCTGACCGATGGCCAGCAAGCGCTGGACTATCTGCTGCGGCGCGGCGAATACCAGGACGCGGGCAAATCGCCGAAACCCGGCCTGATTCTCCTGGACATCAAAATGCCGAAGCTGGACGGCTTTTCAGTGTTGGAAAGGGTGAAGACGGATCCGCGTTTGAAGCTGATTCCGGTGCTGATGCTCACCTCGACCGACGACCAGGCCGAAGTGAATCGGTGCTATAAGCTGGGGGCGAACAGCTACATCGTCAAGCCGATCCAGTATGAAAACTTTCAAGAGCGCGTCCGGGCCCTGGGGCTGTTTCTCGATGTGGTGCGCTTTCCCGACTGA
- a CDS encoding HAMP domain-containing histidine kinase, producing MMMNDHQTSARHQKPSAAATTRTSTGGLPTPRRTLLRLLRVWSLAVVVFGFGLALTYAWFSWLLNEEQKRWMLWMHVVALPFVGGVCVVALPRRWYRPIHDALSRWTAGGPVDRSECLMVYERALRLPWDVARSAFVAAAIAYAVGIAVVYVGAHLPFIEIVKTLPAIPLVGGMQGAFCYFGTARALQPVLSWCSIQLRHPRPLFRASLEAKFLGTVCVLAIAAVCLLQPAAYKLGQIITERYMGDRALTQLRAAAVRLSFVTRPAERLMVLQDAALGSQGYVFESNVADGSIISAHPRGYRHVAEERFRESDLSRWDREGVWVDRVGQHRVVAFVRSMNPPHLFTSVAFPSDFALPLQQFVRFSWVVAFEVLGIVILLGRYYTRGVTSPLAELTDAARKIAEYGDLSQHVPVATNDELSDVARSFNHMVEELQASKTELEEYTKRLERSTQELSAVNQEMEDVLRVVSHDLRAPLINIQGFSTRLAPVIQDAVDTLQRAQSRCADQALSEHITALRQELQSRCAESLRFISKSVEKMDALLASLLAVSRVGRRADPPQPHDLDAIVDDALATVQHQLKEAAIQVIRHPLPAQVPCRRNEINQVFANLVSNAVNYMGATGIRFIEIGGRDTEGGVECFVRDTGIGIALEDQERVFQMFTRLQAVDVPGEGVGLSYVRKILRAHGGRIWVVSQRGQGSTFYFTLPRHQQRTAEG from the coding sequence ATGATGATGAACGATCATCAAACAAGCGCCAGACATCAGAAGCCATCAGCCGCGGCAACAACCAGGACCAGCACCGGTGGGCTGCCAACGCCGCGGAGAACGCTGCTGCGGCTGCTGCGGGTCTGGAGCCTGGCTGTTGTCGTCTTCGGATTCGGCTTAGCGCTGACCTATGCCTGGTTTTCTTGGCTGCTGAACGAGGAGCAGAAGCGCTGGATGCTCTGGATGCATGTGGTGGCCCTGCCCTTCGTCGGCGGCGTGTGCGTGGTGGCCCTGCCCCGGCGCTGGTATCGTCCCATCCACGACGCGCTCAGCCGGTGGACCGCCGGCGGCCCGGTGGATCGTTCCGAATGTTTGATGGTGTATGAGCGCGCCCTGCGGCTGCCATGGGACGTGGCGCGCTCCGCGTTTGTCGCGGCCGCCATCGCCTATGCGGTTGGCATCGCCGTGGTCTACGTCGGGGCCCATCTGCCCTTCATCGAAATCGTCAAGACGCTGCCGGCGATCCCGCTGGTGGGCGGCATGCAGGGAGCGTTCTGCTATTTCGGGACGGCGCGCGCGCTGCAGCCCGTGCTCAGTTGGTGCAGCATCCAGCTGCGGCACCCGAGGCCGCTGTTTCGCGCCTCGCTGGAAGCCAAATTCCTTGGGACGGTGTGCGTCTTGGCGATTGCGGCCGTCTGCCTCTTGCAGCCGGCGGCCTACAAGCTGGGCCAAATCATTACTGAGCGGTACATGGGCGATCGAGCGCTGACCCAATTGCGGGCGGCGGCGGTGCGCCTGAGCTTTGTGACCCGTCCGGCTGAACGGCTGATGGTGCTGCAGGACGCGGCTCTGGGAAGCCAGGGCTATGTGTTTGAGTCGAACGTGGCCGATGGGAGCATTATCTCCGCGCATCCGCGCGGGTATCGCCATGTCGCGGAAGAACGCTTTCGCGAATCGGACCTCAGCCGGTGGGATCGCGAAGGCGTGTGGGTCGATCGCGTCGGCCAGCACCGGGTGGTGGCGTTTGTGCGGTCGATGAACCCGCCGCACCTCTTCACGTCCGTGGCGTTTCCGTCGGATTTCGCGCTCCCCCTGCAGCAGTTTGTGCGGTTTTCGTGGGTCGTGGCGTTTGAGGTGCTGGGGATCGTGATTTTGCTGGGGCGCTACTATACGCGCGGGGTCACCAGTCCGCTCGCCGAGCTGACCGACGCGGCGCGGAAGATCGCTGAGTACGGCGATCTCTCTCAGCACGTGCCGGTGGCGACCAACGATGAGCTGAGCGATGTGGCGCGGTCGTTCAACCACATGGTCGAAGAGCTGCAGGCGTCCAAAACGGAACTGGAAGAATACACCAAACGCTTGGAGCGCTCGACCCAGGAGCTCTCGGCCGTGAATCAAGAAATGGAAGATGTGCTGCGGGTCGTCTCCCACGACCTGCGGGCACCCCTCATCAATATCCAGGGCTTCTCCACGCGGCTGGCCCCGGTCATTCAAGATGCTGTGGACACGCTGCAGCGCGCCCAGAGCCGCTGCGCCGATCAGGCTCTGTCCGAGCACATCACCGCCTTGCGCCAGGAGCTGCAGTCGCGGTGCGCGGAATCCTTGCGGTTTATTTCCAAAAGCGTGGAGAAGATGGACGCGCTGCTCGCCTCGCTCCTGGCCGTCTCCCGCGTGGGACGGCGAGCCGATCCGCCGCAGCCGCACGATCTGGATGCCATTGTGGATGACGCGCTCGCCACCGTGCAGCATCAGCTCAAGGAGGCGGCGATCCAGGTGATCCGCCACCCGCTGCCCGCCCAGGTCCCCTGCCGGCGCAACGAAATCAACCAAGTGTTTGCCAATCTGGTGTCCAATGCGGTTAACTATATGGGGGCCACCGGCATCCGCTTCATTGAAATCGGCGGCCGGGACACGGAGGGCGGTGTCGAGTGTTTTGTGCGCGATACCGGTATTGGCATCGCCCTGGAGGATCAAGAGCGGGTCTTTCAGATGTTCACGCGCCTGCAGGCGGTGGATGTGCCCGGCGAAGGCGTCGGGCTGTCCTATGTGCGCAAGATTCTGCGCGCCCACGGCGGCAGAATCTGGGTCGTCTCGCAGCGGGGGCAGGGCAGCACGTTTTATTTCACGCTGCCTCGCCATCAGCAGCGAACAGCGGAGGGCTGA
- a CDS encoding HAMP domain-containing protein, with the protein MKNLSDAAAPADVLTRNEHAPPLAPLQVILYLFRVWLATLVVFGFGVILTYLRSAWLLDPIQWRWLISIVFVIAPVGGVACWVYLWLLYYGPMYRKLMSWVAGAPISRVECTKLYEDALRMPWRVAILASTMITIGTAIGIVIMRVAVEMPWVEVLKALPIIPLVCGMCGSFGYFGTIRGWYPVAVWCSAQLKVPRPLRGVSLGVKFFAVTWVSAIAAVCFLPPAAYTLGQTITEQYLRDRALTQLRAAAARISIVTPPSERMKILHEAVMGAHGYVFVAGTAEGRIETPHALRYTSLSQERLFQRHREFWAGDEGTLIDRVGEHRIITFLRISDPPWTLVSVSFPDDFSAPLRRFVFFSLFVTAEILCLVFLFARYYTRGLTTPLGELTDAVRAIAGSGNLSQHVPVATDDELSDLAHSFNQMVERLEQSTQNLSALNQEMEDLLRVVSHDLRAPLINIQGFAKRLDQLLKTPTPGAPERIQESMQFIFKSVEKMDTLLGSLLAISRVGRRADPIAPHDLDQILDDVLATLTHQLKEQQIELVRHPLPAQIPCRRNEINQVFSNLLSNAIKYMGACSTRQIEIGGAAHGEFAECYVRDTGIGITPADQERIFQLFTRLQTIDVPGEGIGLAYVRKILHAHGGTIRVVSEPGQGSTFIFTLPMAMRYTELSRQ; encoded by the coding sequence ATGAAAAACCTCAGCGACGCGGCAGCGCCAGCGGATGTTCTCACGCGCAATGAGCACGCACCTCCCTTGGCACCCCTCCAAGTGATTTTGTACCTCTTTCGTGTGTGGCTGGCCACCTTGGTGGTGTTCGGGTTTGGCGTCATCCTCACGTATCTCCGCTCCGCCTGGCTCCTGGATCCCATTCAGTGGCGGTGGCTGATCTCGATCGTATTTGTCATCGCGCCGGTCGGGGGGGTCGCGTGCTGGGTGTATCTGTGGCTGTTGTACTATGGCCCAATGTATCGAAAGCTCATGTCATGGGTTGCGGGTGCGCCCATCAGCCGGGTAGAATGCACGAAGCTCTACGAGGATGCCCTACGGATGCCGTGGCGAGTGGCCATCCTTGCCTCGACGATGATCACCATTGGTACCGCCATCGGCATCGTCATCATGCGCGTCGCTGTTGAGATGCCGTGGGTGGAGGTGCTGAAAGCGCTGCCCATCATCCCGTTGGTGTGCGGCATGTGCGGAAGCTTCGGCTACTTTGGAACGATCCGGGGATGGTATCCGGTGGCGGTCTGGTGCAGCGCGCAGCTGAAGGTTCCGCGCCCCCTCCGCGGCGTCTCGCTTGGGGTGAAGTTTTTCGCCGTCACCTGGGTCTCGGCGATTGCGGCGGTCTGCTTTCTGCCGCCGGCGGCGTACACCCTGGGCCAGACGATCACAGAGCAGTATCTGCGCGATCGGGCGCTGACCCAATTGCGCGCGGCCGCGGCGCGAATTTCCATTGTGACGCCACCGAGCGAGCGAATGAAGATTCTTCATGAAGCCGTGATGGGGGCTCATGGGTATGTCTTTGTGGCCGGCACCGCCGAGGGCCGCATCGAGACTCCCCATGCGCTAAGGTATACATCCCTGTCGCAAGAGCGGCTCTTTCAACGCCATCGCGAGTTTTGGGCCGGCGACGAAGGCACGCTTATTGATCGCGTCGGAGAGCATCGGATTATCACGTTCCTCCGGATCAGCGATCCGCCGTGGACCCTGGTCTCGGTGTCGTTTCCGGATGATTTCTCCGCTCCGCTGCGCCGCTTTGTCTTCTTCTCGTTGTTCGTGACCGCCGAGATTCTCTGCCTCGTGTTTCTCTTTGCGCGCTACTACACCCGCGGCTTGACCACGCCGCTCGGCGAATTAACCGACGCCGTCCGGGCCATCGCCGGCTCAGGAAACTTGTCTCAGCACGTCCCCGTGGCCACGGACGATGAGCTCAGCGACTTGGCCCACTCCTTTAATCAGATGGTCGAGCGGCTCGAGCAGTCCACGCAAAACCTCTCCGCGCTCAACCAAGAAATGGAAGATCTGCTCCGGGTCGTCTCCCACGACCTGCGCGCCCCCCTGATTAACATCCAAGGCTTCGCCAAGCGCCTCGACCAGCTCCTGAAGACTCCTACGCCAGGCGCGCCGGAGCGGATCCAGGAATCCATGCAATTCATCTTCAAGAGCGTCGAGAAGATGGACACGCTGCTCGGCTCGCTGCTGGCCATCTCCCGCGTCGGCCGCCGGGCGGATCCCATCGCGCCCCATGATCTCGACCAGATCCTCGATGATGTCCTGGCGACCCTCACCCATCAGCTCAAGGAGCAACAGATTGAGCTGGTGCGCCACCCGCTGCCCGCCCAGATCCCCTGCCGGCGCAACGAAATCAACCAGGTCTTCTCCAACCTGTTGAGCAATGCCATCAAGTACATGGGAGCATGTTCCACACGCCAGATTGAGATCGGCGGCGCTGCGCACGGGGAGTTCGCGGAGTGCTACGTCCGGGATACCGGCATTGGCATCACCCCGGCTGATCAGGAGCGGATCTTCCAGCTCTTCACTCGGTTGCAGACGATCGACGTCCCCGGCGAAGGCATCGGGTTGGCCTACGTGCGCAAGATCCTCCATGCGCACGGGGGCACGATCCGGGTGGTTTCGGAGCCAGGGCAGGGGAGCACCTTCATATTCACGTTGCCGATGGCCATGCGGTATACTGAGCTGAGCCGTCAGTAA
- the tpx gene encoding thiol peroxidase: protein MATATATALGKERRGVVTFKGGPLTLLGPEITVGGKAPEFQLLGQDLSPITLGQFRGKPLLISVVPSLDTPVCDAQTRRFNEEAAKLPNVAIVTISMDLPFAQKRWCGAAGISRVMTASDHRDASFGAAYGALIKELRLLSRAIFLVDASGTVRYVEYVPEVTSHPNYDAALAATKLLTK from the coding sequence ATGGCCACTGCTACTGCAACCGCATTAGGGAAGGAACGCCGAGGTGTTGTGACCTTTAAAGGAGGTCCTCTCACCCTGCTTGGGCCAGAAATCACCGTTGGCGGCAAGGCGCCGGAGTTTCAACTCCTTGGGCAGGATCTCTCGCCCATCACCCTGGGGCAGTTCAGAGGCAAGCCCCTCTTGATTAGCGTGGTGCCCTCGCTGGATACGCCGGTGTGCGATGCGCAGACGCGGCGGTTCAACGAAGAAGCGGCCAAGCTGCCGAACGTGGCGATTGTGACCATCAGCATGGATCTGCCCTTTGCCCAAAAGCGGTGGTGCGGGGCGGCCGGCATCAGTCGCGTCATGACGGCGTCGGACCACCGCGATGCGTCATTCGGCGCCGCCTATGGCGCGCTCATCAAAGAACTGCGCCTGTTGAGCCGGGCGATCTTCTTGGTCGACGCCAGCGGGACCGTGCGTTACGTCGAGTACGTGCCGGAAGTGACGTCCCATCCGAACTACGACGCTGCTTTGGCTGCCACCAAATTGTTAACAAAATAA
- a CDS encoding aminomethyl transferase family protein produces the protein MSLTLLLHGRLGPTVNYAPLGSWLLPWRIGDGQAEYAALQQAAALIDYSTLAAIEVRGADRVSFLQRLVTNDVARLAPGQGSPAALLDANGKMLAVFLILMDQEGLWLLCDVERAALITPLLDRYLFTEEVKVLNHERRWAALAVQGPKALPFLRELTEAAPKPPVNSGAKEGEAALSLMASGDHLLATLEGNPVRLIRHGITGGDGVVLLVEANTAEHTWQFLRDRGQNFGLRVSGWEALNIARIEAGIPWYGIDMDASNLLPETGLEATHASGTKGCYIGQEIVARLSTYGSPNKKLMGLVLGEGASVPASGDEILHEQESIGRITSGCYSWRLKRPIAMGYVKRGRDEPNTPVQILHGQTRCHATVVRRPIAAST, from the coding sequence ATGAGCCTGACCCTGCTCTTGCATGGCCGGCTTGGCCCGACCGTCAACTATGCACCGCTTGGCTCCTGGCTGCTGCCCTGGCGCATCGGCGATGGGCAAGCGGAATATGCCGCATTGCAGCAGGCGGCAGCGCTCATCGACTATTCGACCCTCGCCGCCATTGAGGTGCGCGGGGCGGATCGCGTGAGTTTCCTACAACGGCTCGTCACGAACGACGTGGCGCGATTGGCCCCCGGCCAGGGGTCTCCGGCAGCCCTCCTAGATGCGAATGGAAAAATGCTCGCGGTCTTTCTCATCCTCATGGATCAGGAGGGGCTGTGGCTGCTGTGTGATGTGGAGCGCGCAGCGCTCATCACGCCGCTGCTGGATCGCTACCTCTTCACCGAGGAGGTGAAGGTCCTCAACCATGAGCGCCGATGGGCCGCGCTGGCCGTGCAGGGACCGAAGGCTCTTCCCTTCCTTCGCGAGCTGACCGAAGCCGCTCCGAAGCCCCCTGTAAACAGCGGGGCGAAGGAGGGTGAAGCCGCTCTCTCGCTCATGGCGAGCGGCGATCATCTCCTCGCGACTCTTGAGGGAAACCCCGTGCGGCTGATCCGTCATGGAATCACCGGAGGCGATGGCGTAGTACTCCTCGTGGAGGCTAACACCGCCGAGCACACCTGGCAGTTCTTGAGAGATCGCGGCCAAAACTTCGGGCTGCGCGTCAGCGGCTGGGAGGCGCTCAACATCGCGAGGATCGAGGCTGGCATTCCGTGGTACGGCATCGACATGGATGCCTCAAACCTGCTGCCGGAAACCGGACTGGAGGCCACCCATGCCAGCGGCACCAAGGGCTGCTACATCGGCCAGGAAATTGTGGCGCGGCTGAGCACGTATGGCTCGCCGAATAAAAAACTGATGGGCTTGGTGTTGGGCGAAGGAGCCAGCGTGCCTGCCTCAGGCGATGAGATCCTGCATGAGCAAGAGTCGATTGGACGGATTACGAGCGGCTGCTACTCATGGCGTTTGAAGCGGCCGATTGCCATGGGGTATGTGAAACGGGGCCGCGACGAACCGAACACGCCGGTGCAGATTCTTCACGGTCAGACGCGATGCCACGCCACTGTGGTGAGGCGTCCTATTGCTGCCAGTACCTGA
- the def gene encoding peptide deformylase, which produces MSILKVARLGHPVIRMPSEAVPKESITSAQTQRLIDDMIETMRDYDGVGLAAPQVYVNRQIAVIEVADNRRYPGEGKIPLTVLINPKILNASRKQLVDWEGCLSVHELRGQVPRAESLEVEAYNRKGERARFSTHGFFARVIQHECDHLAGKVFLDRMPNLATLTHMQELVRYWQQ; this is translated from the coding sequence ATGTCCATTCTCAAGGTCGCTCGGCTGGGACATCCGGTGATTCGCATGCCGTCGGAGGCGGTGCCGAAGGAGAGCATCACGTCCGCACAGACCCAGCGGTTGATCGACGACATGATCGAGACGATGCGCGACTATGACGGGGTCGGCTTAGCCGCGCCTCAGGTCTATGTCAACCGGCAGATTGCCGTCATCGAAGTGGCGGATAACCGCCGCTATCCTGGGGAAGGCAAGATCCCCCTGACGGTGCTGATCAATCCGAAGATCCTCAACGCCTCAAGAAAACAGCTGGTCGATTGGGAGGGCTGTTTGAGCGTGCATGAGTTGCGAGGGCAGGTGCCGCGAGCCGAGTCGCTGGAGGTCGAAGCCTACAACCGCAAAGGGGAAAGAGCGCGGTTTTCCACGCACGGCTTTTTTGCGCGCGTCATCCAGCATGAATGCGATCACTTGGCCGGCAAGGTGTTCCTCGATCGGATGCCGAACCTCGCCACCCTCACCCACATGCAGGAGCTCGTCAGGTACTGGCAGCAATAG
- a CDS encoding N-acetyltransferase, which translates to MSEPSVEVRHDHGGSRFCVTMEGYEACVMYRRTGNDLDLYHTYVPEVFRGQGIAEKLCKAAFEYAKTGALRVIPSCSYISGAYLKRHPEYLPLTKSGPTSNPVVSG; encoded by the coding sequence ATGAGCGAGCCATCCGTCGAGGTGCGACACGATCACGGGGGAAGCCGTTTCTGTGTCACCATGGAAGGCTACGAAGCCTGCGTGATGTACCGACGCACCGGCAACGACCTTGACCTCTATCACACCTACGTGCCCGAGGTGTTTCGGGGCCAGGGCATCGCTGAGAAGCTGTGCAAAGCCGCCTTTGAGTATGCGAAAACCGGCGCACTCAGGGTGATTCCTTCGTGTTCGTATATCTCAGGCGCCTATCTGAAACGCCATCCTGAATATCTGCCGCTGACGAAGTCCGGCCCCACCTCCAACCCGGTTGTTTCTGGATAA
- a CDS encoding tRNA uridine(34) 5-carboxymethylaminomethyl modification radical SAM/GNAT enzyme Elp3, with amino-acid sequence MEYLLEEIARTLPENRTALRKLKTAVASQTRRAALIRNDALLRLYRRQVEHGQRASNERLEQILTLNGIRSQSGIATVTVITEPYACPGRCVYCPTEARAPKSYLTNEPAVMRALRHDYDPYRQVTSRLEALEETGHATEKIELIIKGGTWSFYPQAYQQEFIKRCFDAANTLSSPTLEEAQRVNETAQHRMIGVTIETRPDYIDDAELRRLRRLGVTRVELGVQSLEDSVLRLIVRDHGTIEIRHATRRLKDAGFKVAYHLMPNLPGATPESDLQTARRLVDDPAYRPDAMKIYPCVVIDTAELYQWWRQGRYAPYDDETLIELLIAIKQLVPPYLRIERVIRDIPSTSIRAGCLITNLRETTQRRMRAQELRCRCIRCRQVRGDTEGPFTLIRRDYEASDGTEMFLSFEDVARDQLASLLRLRIPGRLIADIPRRGISAIALFPALEDAALIRELHSYGHHVPLHRRRQGAVQHRGLGQQLLEEAERIAREEFGKRRMAVIAGVGVRDYYRRFGYELEDTYMVKTL; translated from the coding sequence GTGGAATACCTTCTCGAGGAAATTGCGCGCACGCTGCCGGAGAATCGCACCGCCCTTCGGAAGCTCAAAACCGCTGTGGCCTCACAAACGCGCAGGGCGGCCCTCATCCGGAATGACGCGCTGCTCAGACTCTACCGCCGGCAAGTCGAGCATGGCCAGCGCGCGTCCAATGAGCGGCTCGAGCAGATCTTAACACTCAACGGCATCCGCTCGCAGTCCGGGATTGCCACCGTGACCGTGATCACCGAGCCGTACGCCTGCCCTGGCCGCTGCGTGTACTGCCCCACCGAGGCGCGAGCGCCCAAAAGCTACCTCACCAATGAGCCGGCCGTCATGCGCGCCCTGCGCCATGACTATGATCCGTACCGGCAAGTCACGAGCCGCTTGGAAGCGCTTGAGGAAACCGGCCATGCCACCGAGAAGATCGAACTCATCATCAAAGGCGGCACGTGGTCGTTTTATCCTCAGGCGTATCAACAGGAATTCATCAAGCGGTGCTTTGATGCCGCCAACACCCTATCGTCCCCGACACTTGAAGAAGCCCAGCGCGTGAATGAGACCGCGCAGCATCGAATGATTGGCGTGACGATTGAGACGCGGCCGGATTACATCGACGACGCAGAACTCCGACGATTGCGAAGACTTGGAGTGACGCGGGTGGAATTAGGCGTGCAGAGTCTTGAGGATTCCGTGCTGCGACTCATCGTGCGCGACCACGGAACCATCGAAATCCGCCACGCCACGCGACGACTGAAAGATGCCGGGTTTAAAGTGGCGTATCACCTCATGCCGAATCTTCCGGGAGCGACACCAGAGAGCGATCTTCAGACGGCGCGTCGGCTCGTTGATGATCCAGCCTACCGGCCGGATGCGATGAAAATCTACCCCTGCGTCGTCATCGACACGGCCGAGCTGTATCAGTGGTGGCGGCAGGGGCGCTATGCGCCGTATGACGATGAGACGCTCATTGAGCTGCTCATCGCGATCAAACAGCTTGTTCCGCCGTATCTGCGGATTGAACGAGTGATCCGCGACATTCCCTCCACGTCCATTCGCGCCGGGTGCCTGATCACGAATCTTCGGGAAACAACGCAGCGTCGGATGCGCGCGCAAGAACTGCGCTGCCGCTGCATCCGCTGCCGGCAAGTGCGCGGAGATACGGAAGGACCGTTTACGCTCATCCGCCGCGATTATGAGGCATCCGATGGAACGGAAATGTTCTTGAGTTTCGAGGACGTCGCGCGCGATCAGCTCGCTTCACTGCTGCGCCTGCGCATCCCGGGACGGTTGATAGCAGATATCCCGCGACGCGGGATATCTGCTATCGCCTTGTTTCCGGCACTCGAGGATGCCGCGCTGATCCGAGAGTTGCATTCCTACGGCCACCATGTGCCCCTGCATCGGCGCCGCCAAGGGGCGGTGCAGCACCGAGGGCTCGGCCAGCAGTTGCTTGAGGAGGCGGAACGCATTGCGCGGGAGGAATTCGGGAAACGCCGGATGGCCGTGATTGCCGGTGTCGGGGTGCGCGACTACTACCGGCGCTTCGGTTACGAGCTCGAAGACACCTATATGGTCAAAACGCTGTAA